The region CATTTGTTTAGTGCAGTGGTTACTTAAGGGTGACTGAAGTGCAAATCAGTCCAATGCTTTCGacaatatttaattaaaaaagagaaCTGCAGACTGGTGGAGTGGCCAACACTAGTGTGGCTAATAATGAAGgggaaaactggaaaaatggCAGGAGAGGACAGTGTCACTGACTGGTTTGATGCAGGCCTTTCGAATCATCTTAAACCAACGACTTAGATAATCAAATTAATTGAATTTGGGTGGCCATATTGGACAGTGCTGAGCAACATTTAACccatttggttgttttttttccttttttcttccaatTATGTACATGATTGGAAGTTAAAAAAGCGGTCAGTTCTGCCTGTATGTTGGTacagagatatatatatattttttttttactgaggtGTAAGCATTTCACTAACTTTAACAAAATGCAGAAGTGTGGCAATGACTCATTAATACTGTAGGCGTGTCCCCAGAGCTGCTTACTTTTTGAGGAAATTAAGGAAGTTTGTTTAGAACTGTAATAAAACAACTTTGCAATCTATTCCGCTTGTGCCAGTCTGGCTTTTACCGCAGCTATCTGGTGCATGAAGATCTGGTGGTGACTGAGCGTATCGATGACATAAAACCTCTGGGCTTCTACATCCGGCGGCTGTGTGATGGAAAGGAAACGTACAGGATGCAGCGCCGTTCCAGCCTGCCAGGTATGGATGGGGTGCACACCCaaaacagctgacattttgTCGTGTTTGAAAAGGATGTGTGCcagaacatttttcagttttgttttgtttttttgggggtttttttttacacatttatggAAGCAGAGAGGCTCTGCAGGACATTTTAGCTGACAGCAGTTGACTCATGAATGCTGATGTAGCTtatatcaaaattaaaaatatatatatccgaaacaaaacaaaacttgacaGCATTTTAAAAGTGGTTTCATTTGTCGAGGTACTCCTCCAATGTGAATTACAACAGATTAAAAAGTGATGTATTAAATCAGATCAGCTGAATAAAAATCACAGCTGCTACTATGGCTACGACTAATGACAACCTCAAGGTTATGATGTGCATTTTACCAGGGAAGTTACCAATGAGGACAACACTGATATGGGAGCAGCTACAATTCAATAAAAACCTAACTTTGGACTTCAtgatatttaacattttgtctAAATATAACAAACACCTTATTCTACTCCCACCTCCCCTCTCCTATAAAATAAACACCGCTTTCATCTTTCAAATTCACAGCTCACCATGAAACACTGTTTGATGTCTTCAATGTTTGTGTATCTGCGTCTGTCAGGTGGAGGCATCCAGAAGCGCTCTGCAGAGGAGTGTTTCACCATCCACCACTTTGAGAACAAGTTTGTGACAGAGACCCAGATCTGCAAGGCTTGATGGGAAAGCGTGAGCATGggtcagagagagtgagtgagtgtgagtgagagagatgaTGGGAGGGGGCTCAGGAGGGAACAACTTTCAGCAGAAAGTTACTTTTGTATAAAATGCTAACCCCAGTTTTTGCCTCCCCTGCTTTAACCCCAGTGATGAGTGAATTTAAGTTACAGCGTTGTAGTCTAACCTTTCTCCCCAGCTATATCCACCTGATCCTGTATATCAGCTATCTTGCTCAAGTACTCACTAGCTGGTCTCATATTGCTAACCGATGTCAGCCTGCTAATTGACAGtataagttttctttttttttttggtccccaCAAACTTATCTTATCATTGTTACTGTGTCACCTCCAGATGAGAGTTGTCATTCTACTGAATATTCTTGTGATGCTGAGAAGTCATTCTTATCGGACTTGTGTGTCAGCCTACTGTTCCCTCTCTTTATGGGGTTTATAGAGCAGATTTGATGTTAGTGTTTTATAGCACCAGTCACGCTGAAAGTTTTGGTACTGAACACTTACAGTGCATCTCTAACATGTTCATTACAACGcgtcttttttttaatggacagTAGCCGAGATGCAGAATCCCACAGATGTCACTACTTTGTAgatatttcctgctgctgccagacACCTCTGCTGTTCTGGTGTGTGACGATTTCATGTAAACCTGATGTTGAACAGGCCAACACCCTATATCaccagtgtttgtgtttgtgtaaaaaccTCATTTGTGATAGTAAACTTGAAGGATGTTGATGATCTGAAGGAGTGAATaagttaaaaagaaatttcaCAACATTTTTACAATTCTTATTTGCAAAATTTCCTGTGACATGGAATTAACTTTactgagacaacaaaaaatgcATCCAACACTTTGACCAACACTATGTATAGCTGTCACAGGAACAAATTACCtacatacatattttatttgattttaaatgtcctAACGAAAAAGTTTGccagaaaacatattttaaccatttcaaatcattttcagaGGTTTCCACTACAAAGTCTGCACAGGGGGACAATCAGACAGGAAGTATgcttgtaaaaatgtttctgtctcagCTTTTTAACTGAATACTACTAGAAGgttagataaaaaaaactgttgtgtgCAGCTACTGAACTTAACTTCACTTTGTTGTTAAATAAAGTGGCATTTCTCTGCCTACTAAATGTTTtgattgtttgcttttttttcttgcaccaTTGAAACCAGCACTTTGTTGAAAGCAACACTGATCCTTTTATCTTCCTCTGCAAGCTGTAATATTATAAACCCACATTAAGTCCTCAAATGTGGCTGGAATAGTGGTTTTCCTGTATTTGCTGTTTCTATCATTCGAGATGTTGGCACAGATGGCAAACAGCTCACTCTTCAGCAGGGCTGTGCAAAATTTAGAAACAATATACAcaactttttattaaaaaataaattcacattttaactcCCTCCTATAGATTTACATTCAGGCTTGCATGTAAATGatatttttgtagtttgtagGAATGCATAAAATGTGTATCAGGCTTTAGTGGTTCAGATTAAACTGTCGGCCCTTCAACAGGAGAGCTTGAACAGTAGTCTAGTCATTCTCTTCCTCATCTCCTGTTATGCAGGACAGTCTCCTGCTGAAATTGATGCTTTCTGGTATCTCTGGTTTGCTCAGCCGTCTCCAGAATTCATCAGTTGTGAAATAGTACATGAGCGGGTCCAGGGTGCAGTTCAGGCTGGCCAGGCAGAGCGTGACTGGATGACATCGCAGAATCAGGTCCCTGAGGGCACAGCTGCTGAGAGCATTGGCCTTGACCAAGAAGTCCAGAGGCATAGTGGCATGGTAAGGAGCAAAGCACAATAAGAAGACCACAGCACAGCTTAGCACCATCCTTAAcgccctcttcttctccccttgGTCATGAATGGTCCCCACTGTCTGGTCCTTAAGGCTCCCAGCCGTTAAAAATGTGCAGGCTAAGACCAGGATGAGGGGGATGATGAAGCCCACTAGCTCGGCTATGATGAGGAGAGCCAAGGCACCTTGAGTACTAATGTCCCTCATGGGCAGCTCGGAGAAACACACTGAGGTGTTTGTACTGTTGCTGTACTGTTTGGAATTGCTTCTCAGCAGAGGGAAGGGCAGGCAGCCCAGGCAGACAACCAGCCAGCCAGCAGCACAGGTAAACATGTCCCTCTTTTTCCTGGAGGAGCTGTACCTCAAGGGTCTCATGATGAGCTCACAGCGACGCATGCTGACGCATACCAGGAAATAGATGGATGCATACATGTTGACATACTTGAGATAAAAGCAAATCATGCAAAGAAAATTTCCGAAGGGCCAGGAGTTGTTCAGGTAATAGTAGATCcgcagaggcagagagaggaccTGGGGAGGGCAGAGatgaaaaaagaggagaaaacctttttatatttgaataacCAGCAGCGCAGTTCTGAACATTCAGTGAACAAGTCatcaacaaaaagcaaaatgattAACCAACAATTCTGATTAAAAACGCTTTTAAAAGCAATCATCCaccttttttaaattctgattCAGTGGAATAGGGAACCAATATTAGCTTTGACTAAATGTCAGAAGATATTTTTTCACAGGCTCTCAACAGTGAggaatgttgtttgtttttactttatgtCAGATGACCCTGTCACCTACAACTCCCCAAACTTGTCATGGACAATTTCAGTTACGTCTTGATACTTGAGAGAGGAAACGATTTGCTTAATATTCACTGCTCTGTTGGCCATTCACACAGTATATACACAACCAATCTTTTAAAATCCTCATCTTTGTGTAAATTGGTGCCATACATAATATTTTAGGATGAAATATTGACTATTGCcaaattttttattcattacttATAATAGTATTTTAGCTGAGTATATATTGATTATATGTTTATATTGAATTGtaatttttctgaataaattgGCCGAGATGTGACTAACAGCTTGGTATGCTGTTAATGtctgacaaataaaaagaaaagggttcATGTAAATGTTGTGCTGTCCTGGAAGATCaatgttgtgtctctttttttcacaGTTACATCAGGATTAAATGCTAAAGATAATGATTTAACTCTAGTGGAGCAAAGTGTGTCACATTTGTTGGTTCATTGTTAACAAATGCATGatgacagaggagatgagaggagacAGATCAACATTAAGATTGCACTTGCTAGCAGAAGTGCTTCTGATGTTGAGTGTTGCATATTGGGTGTTGTTGACTGCTGTGGTTAAAGGTAAGGTTTTCTTCTGATGAATTTCGCGCACCGTCTCTGCGTCACCTCTGAGCTTCACCCATCCTGCAGCTGATCTACAGTCATTGTGGGGTTTAGCTTCACCTTCCTGGCCAGCAGATGTGTATTTTTACCTGAGCATTGTTTTGTTCTGCATTCTCATTTCAATTTGCACAGTTCCTTTTATTCAGCTTTGCACGTTAAAACTACATCCCTGTCTATCTTAATTCATCACCTAATAATCATGCTCCACTCTAAAGTCCTGAGGCCTTTGACAAGTGGAACAATGCACAAACTTTTGCATAGGTTACAATTGCTGTTTAGTTTTCAAAAATCCGTAGctgatgaaatatttcttttacttGTCTTGCACAACACTGTATTTTTActagggcagcatggcggcatagtggttagtgctgttgcgGCACAACAAGAAAGTGATGGGTCCAGTTCCAGGGCcaggagcctttctgtgcagagtgaaggtcgcaggtttgcatgttctccctgtgcctgcatgggtttttcctcccaccgtccaaagacatgcatggttaggttgactggtgactctaaattgtctgtaagtctgagtgtgagtggttgttggcctctgtctgtctctgtgtgttgtgtaggatgtaccctgccctcgctaAATGTGAGCTGGCATTAGCTCCAGAACTctccgcaacccagaaacggtAAAGTGGCAgagaattaatttatttgagtaaaatcatttgaataaaaaatagaatCAAATTAGATTAGAAATGTGCAGATTTTTACCTGCAGGAGGTCGGCCACAGCCAGGTTCATCATGAACACCACGGCCTTCTTGGTTTCCTTGATGTAGATCTTGAACACCCAGATCGCCAGCACATTACCCAGCAGGCCAGGCGCTAAAATCACACTGTACACCACTGCATACACATAGTGCTGGTACGTTCGAAGAGCTTCACTGGTTTGACAGCTCTGGTTCGTAATGTTCATCTTAAGCCAAGAAGTGTCCAATGTTAACTGTTCAGACAAGCTGCCTTGTGAACAAACAGGAAGCTTGTATCAGGAAAGCTGCTTATAGTCTGTTGATGGGTTTATTAGAACATCCATGTTGTCCATTATGATGAGTAGTTAGTGCTGTGACCCATGTCACTATGGACCTGGTCCCTGCAGCATCCTCATTCAGGAAAAgggtttttaatttgtaattgttttttttttttttagagtagTTGAAGTTTTTGTCCAGTGCTGGTAAGTAGTCCGTGGTTCAGCTCAATCCAAAGAACATGGGATCCTGTCATGTGCAAGAAAGGTCAGGCAGATTAAggatatttaatatatatatttaatatgttaAGTTGTATCCAGAAGACACAAAGCAGAGGAGATAGTCTGATTGAAGTGTTGTCATTTCATATCAAATTTGGGCGGGTTTCCACCCACAGTCCCCCTAAAAAAAGGCTAGAAAGAACTTTGAACCGTGACAAACTGGCCTCCTGGCCTGCACTGCACTACATAAATGCTGAGATAGTAAGCAGGATGATAATTagctttcatgtttcatgtatGTTTTGCATGCTGGCTTGGAGACAGAACCCTTTTTTATATAtcacaaaaaagcaaagaaactcTTAACTTGTCAGCTATGGCCTTAGCTTGTTGCGCCATGTCTTTACCTACAAATATCATAAAAAGAGCTGTTTGTGTGAGGTGGTAGCTTGTTGCAGTtgcatttacagtaaatatgCAAACCCACAGAGAAGCTGTTGCTTTAATCTCCCACATAGTGTTCATAGTGTAGCATCTCTACCTGCAAGAGGCCTACAATAAGCCAGTGTGATGACTGGAAGCAAGGCCCTGTTGAAACTCGTGTGGTTTGCAAGTCACAGAGGGTGTACACTTAACAGAGCAGACATTGCCCACTCCACATTCATAGCATCTGCTTAGACATGAGGAACGACCCCTTTTGTGGTGAAGGGTGTTGTTCTGCTCCAGAAATTGAGTGCAGCACAATGAAACTAATATCAGAAAAACTGAGGTAGGCTCTGATTAGCGTAGTTGCAAATGGAAATAGAAACCAATGCAATTCATACCTAGAACCAAAATTCCAAGCTTGTAGGCGTGGTACCCCCACAATGCTTGAGCAGACGTGGGAAGAGGAAGCCATTTGACCCATCTAAATTAATTTAACCTATGATAGAGCAGCAGAGTAACAGGAGGCACTgaagttttcattgttttgttttaacagaaaGGTTTTAGGACTTAAAATCATGATTTCATCCATCATGTTGAGTTttgagttggggggggggggtgctcagGGGAAACTCAAAGAACACTGACACATGACACGTGGCAAAGGGCCTCAGATGGATTGTATTTTTGGGACAGGTTTTTATCTATCAGTGCATTGTagttcattaaatatttttgtgaaacTAGAATAGCAAAAGTACATATGGTTGTGATATTAATAGCATGTTGCACAAAGTACTACATTTCAGAAATGTGGAAAGTacaaaactaaaagtaaatGTACTTTCCCAGCGAGGTCATTAATGAGCAGAGGATCTTGGATGAGTAGAGAAGGGACTTGGATGAAGTACAGGGCTGCTTTGAGTGATATAAagcctcctctgcagctcttgggtctctgcctctgctgtctGAAAGCCTTTTCTCCTACTTCAGTGCTTAGACTGAGCTCCCAAAGGAGCCCCAGTCTTCCCTTTAGCTTCATTCACATTGGACCCAACTGGATTTTCTGGTGTGCCTCTGTTCTCTTTGCTATCACTTGTTCATGTATAGTCGAGGCCTTCTGCGTGACTTCAAGGGATTTTTTCAATGAAGACCAATCACTGTTGGACTCTCATTTCCTCCTTATTGCTTGACAGTAAATGTACAGTGGATGGGCAATCTTGATCTATCAAAACCAGTCCGTCTGTGATGCCCAGTTGTCATTATACTGTAACAGAAGTCATGTAGAAAGTTGTCGTGTCATGTTGACGTTTGGTTGATGGGGGTTTGAGTTGTATGAAATTTAAGAAAAGAGTTGTACCACCTCACTAATAGTTCAGCAGTGTTATTCCTGAGATCTCGCCAATGGAAAGACATT is a window of Echeneis naucrates chromosome 10, fEcheNa1.1, whole genome shotgun sequence DNA encoding:
- the gpr174 gene encoding probable G-protein coupled receptor 174, whose translation is MNITNQSCQTSEALRTYQHYVYAVVYSVILAPGLLGNVLAIWVFKIYIKETKKAVVFMMNLAVADLLQVLSLPLRIYYYLNNSWPFGNFLCMICFYLKYVNMYASIYFLVCVSMRRCELIMRPLRYSSSRKKRDMFTCAAGWLVVCLGCLPFPLLRSNSKQYSNSTNTSVCFSELPMRDISTQGALALLIIAELVGFIIPLILVLACTFLTAGSLKDQTVGTIHDQGEKKRALRMVLSCAVVFLLCFAPYHATMPLDFLVKANALSSCALRDLILRCHPVTLCLASLNCTLDPLMYYFTTDEFWRRLSKPEIPESINFSRRLSCITGDEEEND